One window of Nocardioides dongkuii genomic DNA carries:
- a CDS encoding acetaldehyde dehydrogenase (acetylating) yields the protein MSQRLTAAIVGPGNIGTDLMYKLLRSDVIEPRWMIGVDPASEGLRLASEKGLEASHEGVDWLLKQDVLPDLIFEATSAYVHREYAPRYQEAGIRAVDLTPAAVGPAVIPPVNGEEHVGAMNVNMITCGGQATIPMVAAVSRAATVSYAEIVASVSSMSAGPGTRANIDEFTRTTSAGVRTIGGAERGKAIIILNPAEPPMIMRDTIYCAIPPESDRDAVVASVVAMEKAVQEYVPGYRLLQEPQIDEPSDATQGQVKVSIFVEVEGAGDFLPPYAGNLDIMTAAATQVGESIARSIIGSPA from the coding sequence GTGAGCCAGAGACTGACCGCTGCCATCGTGGGGCCGGGCAACATCGGCACCGACCTGATGTACAAGCTGCTGCGCTCGGACGTGATCGAGCCGCGCTGGATGATCGGGGTCGACCCCGCGTCCGAGGGCCTCCGGCTCGCGTCCGAGAAGGGGCTCGAGGCCTCCCACGAGGGCGTGGACTGGCTGCTCAAGCAGGACGTCCTGCCCGACCTGATCTTCGAGGCGACCTCGGCGTACGTGCACCGCGAGTACGCGCCGCGCTACCAGGAGGCCGGCATCCGCGCGGTCGACCTCACGCCGGCCGCGGTCGGCCCCGCGGTGATCCCGCCGGTCAACGGCGAGGAGCACGTGGGCGCGATGAACGTCAACATGATCACCTGCGGTGGCCAGGCGACGATCCCGATGGTGGCCGCGGTCTCGCGCGCCGCGACGGTGTCGTACGCCGAGATCGTGGCGTCGGTGTCCTCGATGTCCGCCGGTCCCGGCACCCGCGCCAACATCGACGAGTTCACCCGGACGACGTCCGCCGGTGTCCGGACCATCGGCGGGGCCGAGCGGGGCAAGGCGATCATCATCCTCAACCCCGCCGAGCCGCCGATGATCATGCGCGACACGATCTACTGCGCGATCCCGCCGGAGTCCGACCGCGACGCCGTCGTCGCCTCGGTCGTGGCGATGGAGAAGGCGGTGCAGGAGTACGTCCCCGGCTACCGGCTGCTCCAGGAGCCGCAGATCGACGAGCCCTCGGACGCCACCCAGGGACAGGTCAAGGTGAGCATCTTCGTCGAGGTCGAGGGCGCCGGTGACTTCCTGCCGCCGTACGCCGGCAACCTCGACATCATGACCGCCGCCGCCACCCAGGTGGGCGAGAGCATCGCCCGCTCGATCATCGGGAGCCCCGCATGA
- a CDS encoding 2-keto-4-pentenoate hydratase, with translation MTEHHAAEAAVEAAVRRLSEAQTTRVPCAAVRDLIGTDDLAAAYAVQRGLVEARLAGGVTVVGRKIGATSEAVQRQLGVDQPDFGYLLSDMDVSDQHPISMRTLVQPRVEAEVAFVLGRDIDQDDITLDVVRAAVDVALPALEIVDSRIADWDIGFTDTVADNASSGLFVVGRDGRSLDDLEPREVTMSLSINGEERSAGTGAACLGDPLEALRWLAVQARRFGDPLRAGHLILSGALGPFVPFAPGDRVEATISGFAPLTVEFEEKA, from the coding sequence GTGACCGAACACCATGCTGCGGAGGCCGCCGTCGAGGCAGCCGTCAGGCGGCTGAGCGAGGCCCAGACGACCCGCGTGCCCTGCGCCGCCGTGCGCGACCTGATCGGCACCGACGACCTCGCCGCGGCGTACGCCGTGCAGCGCGGCCTGGTCGAGGCGCGCCTCGCCGGCGGCGTGACGGTGGTGGGCCGCAAGATCGGCGCCACCTCCGAGGCCGTGCAGCGCCAGCTCGGCGTCGACCAGCCCGACTTCGGCTACCTGCTCAGCGACATGGACGTCAGCGACCAGCACCCGATCTCCATGCGCACCCTGGTCCAGCCGCGGGTCGAGGCCGAGGTCGCGTTCGTCCTGGGGCGCGACATCGACCAGGACGACATCACCCTCGACGTCGTCCGCGCCGCCGTGGACGTCGCCCTGCCGGCGCTGGAGATCGTCGACTCCCGCATCGCCGACTGGGACATCGGGTTCACCGACACCGTCGCCGACAACGCCTCCAGCGGGCTGTTCGTCGTCGGCCGCGACGGCCGCTCGCTCGACGACCTCGAGCCGCGCGAGGTGACGATGTCGCTGAGCATCAACGGCGAGGAGCGCTCCGCCGGCACCGGCGCCGCCTGCCTCGGCGACCCCCTGGAGGCGCTGCGCTGGCTGGCCGTCCAGGCCCGCCGCTTCGGCGACCCGCTGCGCGCCGGCCACCTGATCCTGTCCGGGGCCCTGGGCCCGTTCGTGCCGTTCGCCCCGGGGGACCGGGTCGAGGCCACCATCAGCGGCTTCGCGCCGCTCACCGTCGAGTTCGAGGAGAAGGCGTGA
- the kstD gene encoding 3-oxosteroid 1-dehydrogenase has protein sequence MPTEVDVVVVGAGAAGMSAALAAADRGLDTVLLEKSAYFGGSTARSGGGVWIPGNYALKAVGQDDALENAKLYLDSIVGDVVPKVRRDTYIDRGAEVMDFIKARTPVRFTWVPDYADYHPERPGGRAKGRTVEPIPLDARFLGEELERLHPAYTKAPANMIVTQADFRKMSLGMRTIRGPLTIMKVTIRRMVSLMRRQRMYAMGNAIAIGLRQGLRDAGVPVHYEADLQDLVIEDGRVVGVRVRRDGAEVVVRARRGVVLGSGGFERNTELREKHLPQPTSADWTTGSQFNTGGGLLAGVAAGAESGLMDDAWWGPTIPLPGRPWFCLAERNLPGSIIVNQAGERFMNEALPYVEAVHEIYRGEATGVGHVPSWMVIDQRYRNRYVFAGLMPRQPFPGRWFKEGIVRKGATLADLAAEIDVPVESLTRTVERFNGFARTGVDADFHRGESAYDKYYSDPTVKPNPSLHTIDEGPFYAVKIVPGDLGTKGGLVTDERARVLRPDGSVITGLYASGNVSSSVMGHTYPGPGGTIGPALVFGYLAAEDIAQHTAPHSNVSETA, from the coding sequence TTGCCCACCGAGGTGGACGTGGTCGTGGTCGGGGCCGGTGCGGCCGGGATGTCGGCGGCGCTCGCTGCTGCGGACCGGGGCCTGGACACGGTCTTGCTGGAGAAGAGCGCCTACTTCGGCGGCTCGACCGCGCGCAGCGGCGGCGGGGTCTGGATCCCGGGCAACTACGCCCTCAAGGCGGTCGGCCAGGACGACGCGCTCGAGAACGCCAAGCTCTACCTCGACTCCATCGTGGGCGACGTCGTGCCGAAGGTGCGGCGCGACACCTACATCGACCGCGGCGCCGAGGTGATGGACTTCATCAAGGCCCGCACCCCGGTCCGGTTCACCTGGGTCCCCGACTACGCCGACTACCACCCCGAGCGGCCCGGCGGCCGCGCCAAGGGCCGCACCGTCGAGCCGATCCCGCTGGACGCGCGGTTCCTCGGCGAGGAGCTCGAGCGGCTGCACCCGGCGTACACGAAGGCGCCGGCGAACATGATCGTGACCCAGGCCGACTTCCGGAAGATGAGCCTCGGGATGCGCACCATCCGCGGCCCGCTCACGATCATGAAGGTCACCATCCGGCGGATGGTCAGCCTGATGCGGCGCCAGCGGATGTACGCGATGGGCAACGCGATCGCGATCGGGCTGCGCCAGGGCCTGCGGGACGCGGGCGTGCCGGTCCACTACGAGGCCGACCTGCAGGACCTGGTGATCGAGGACGGCCGGGTGGTCGGCGTCCGCGTGCGCCGCGACGGCGCCGAGGTCGTCGTCCGGGCGCGCCGCGGCGTGGTCCTCGGCAGCGGCGGCTTCGAGCGCAACACCGAGCTCCGCGAGAAGCACCTCCCCCAGCCGACGTCGGCCGACTGGACGACGGGCTCGCAGTTCAACACCGGCGGCGGGCTGCTCGCCGGCGTCGCCGCGGGCGCCGAGTCCGGCCTGATGGACGACGCCTGGTGGGGCCCGACGATCCCGCTCCCGGGCCGCCCGTGGTTCTGCCTGGCCGAGCGCAACCTGCCCGGCTCGATCATCGTCAACCAGGCCGGCGAGCGGTTCATGAACGAGGCGCTGCCCTACGTCGAGGCGGTGCACGAGATCTACCGCGGCGAGGCCACCGGCGTCGGCCACGTGCCGTCGTGGATGGTCATCGACCAGCGCTACCGCAACCGCTACGTCTTCGCCGGGCTGATGCCGCGGCAGCCGTTCCCCGGCCGGTGGTTCAAGGAGGGCATCGTGCGCAAGGGCGCCACCCTCGCCGACCTCGCCGCCGAGATCGACGTCCCGGTCGAGAGCCTCACGCGCACCGTCGAGCGGTTCAACGGCTTCGCCCGCACCGGCGTCGACGCCGACTTCCACCGCGGCGAGAGCGCCTACGACAAGTACTACTCCGACCCCACGGTCAAGCCGAACCCGTCGCTGCACACGATCGACGAGGGCCCGTTCTACGCCGTCAAGATCGTCCCGGGCGACCTCGGCACCAAGGGCGGCCTGGTCACCGACGAGCGCGCCCGGGTGCTGCGCCCCGACGGGTCCGTGATCACCGGGCTCTACGCCTCCGGCAACGTCTCGTCCTCGGTCATGGGTCACACCTACCCCGGCCCGGGCGGCACGATCGGCCCCGCCCTCGTCTTCGGCTACCTCGCCGCCGAGGACATCGCCCAGCACACCGCCCCGCACTCGAACGTCTCGGAGACCGCCTGA
- a CDS encoding MaoC family dehydratase encodes MPIDPTVAIGADLGSREFSWQESDVLLYHLGIGATDLSWTLEGPDLQVLPSFGVVAPTFHDTDPPPLDLPGCDIDLAQVVHGSQSISVTGPLPTSGTAQVSTRISDIWDKGKAAVIWQEAVATSPEGAELWTTRSSIFVKGEGGWGGDRGSSTPVTPPDRAPDADTAYDVLPQQALLYRLCGDRNPLHADPDFAARAGFPAPILHGLCSYGIVLRTLTEQLLDGDAAAVSGFAAKFAGVVFPGETIRVQGWREDGRVLGSATVAGGERDGAPVLADVVLSTAG; translated from the coding sequence ATGCCCATCGATCCCACGGTCGCGATCGGCGCCGACCTCGGCAGCCGCGAGTTCTCCTGGCAGGAGAGCGACGTCCTGCTCTACCACCTCGGCATCGGCGCGACCGACCTGTCCTGGACCCTCGAGGGGCCCGACCTGCAGGTGCTCCCGTCGTTCGGCGTGGTCGCGCCGACCTTCCACGACACCGACCCGCCGCCGCTCGACCTCCCGGGCTGCGACATCGACCTCGCCCAGGTCGTGCACGGCTCGCAGTCGATCAGCGTCACCGGCCCGCTGCCCACCTCCGGCACCGCGCAGGTGTCGACGCGGATCAGCGACATCTGGGACAAGGGCAAGGCGGCGGTGATCTGGCAGGAGGCCGTCGCCACGTCGCCCGAGGGCGCGGAGCTGTGGACCACCCGCTCCTCGATCTTCGTCAAGGGCGAGGGCGGCTGGGGCGGCGACCGCGGGTCCTCGACACCCGTCACCCCGCCCGACCGCGCGCCCGACGCCGACACGGCGTACGACGTGCTCCCGCAGCAGGCGCTGCTCTACCGGCTCTGCGGCGACCGCAACCCGCTGCACGCCGACCCGGACTTCGCGGCCCGGGCCGGCTTCCCCGCGCCGATCCTGCACGGCCTGTGCTCCTACGGGATCGTGCTGCGCACGCTCACCGAGCAGCTGCTCGACGGTGACGCCGCCGCGGTCTCCGGCTTCGCGGCGAAGTTCGCCGGCGTGGTCTTCCCCGGCGAGACGATCCGCGTGCAGGGCTGGCGCGAGGACGGCCGCGTCCTCGGCTCGGCCACCGTCGCCGGCGGCGAGCGCGACGGCGCGCCCGTCCTCGCCGACGTCGTGCTGAGCACCGCCGGCTGA
- a CDS encoding SigE family RNA polymerase sigma factor: MTGSRDREFEEFVQAAWPRLRRAAYLLTHDTHDAEDVLQSALTRSYAHWHRVERDGAYSYVHRALVNAYIDSTRRRRAVPVADAPDRPGGTDHGGALEDRSELLDLLAPLSPRERSIIVWRYYLDTPEKEVADRLGIAPGTVRSTASRALARVRDAGAASTHPRGHDS, encoded by the coding sequence ATGACAGGGTCCCGGGACCGGGAGTTCGAGGAGTTCGTGCAGGCGGCGTGGCCGCGGCTGCGGCGCGCGGCGTACCTGCTCACCCACGACACCCATGACGCCGAGGACGTCCTCCAGTCCGCGCTCACCCGCAGCTACGCGCACTGGCACCGGGTCGAGCGCGACGGCGCGTACTCCTACGTCCACCGCGCCCTGGTCAACGCCTACATCGACTCGACCCGTCGCCGTCGGGCGGTCCCCGTGGCCGACGCGCCCGATCGACCGGGCGGCACCGACCACGGCGGCGCCCTGGAGGACCGCAGCGAGCTGCTCGACCTGCTCGCCCCGCTGTCCCCCCGCGAGCGCTCGATCATCGTCTGGCGCTACTACCTCGACACCCCGGAGAAGGAGGTCGCGGACCGGCTCGGGATCGCGCCCGGGACGGTGCGCAGCACCGCCTCCCGCGCCCTCGCCCGCGTGCGCGACGCCGGCGCGGCCTCGACCCACCCGAGAGGACACGACTCGTGA
- a CDS encoding MFS transporter gives MTSSPGSQGAATSTVDPNHASRWIILAIVGVAQLMVVLDGTIVNIALPSAQADLHFDDGSRQWVVTAYALAFGSLLLLGGRLGDLFGRKQMFVVGLFGFAVASALGGAASTFELLVVARAGQGLFGALLAPAALAILSVTFSDPAERGKAFGIFGALAGVGAGIGLLLGGVLTEWLSWRWCLYVNLAFAVPAALVAIRVIRTHDRQHEAAAQAHGRSIDWPGVATATLGLFALVFGFSSAEARGWGSPVTLVSLVAAPLLLLAFVLVERRVRQPLLPLHVVWNATRGGSYFAIAVLGIAMFGVFLFVTYFFQQNLGYSPIRAGFAFMPLNVTIMIVSGVSSGMLLPRLGPRTLIVSGLALAALGMVVLAQIDTGSGYVAVLPSLVLVGIGAGFLFTTTFATATLGVDWQDMGVASAMLNTAQQVGGSVGTALLSTFFANAVTDYATENPGPRVLVEATIHGYTTVFWWAAAITAVGAVVAFVLMRSSSAQLAEAEQSAGPGLPAH, from the coding sequence TTGACCAGCAGCCCAGGGTCCCAGGGGGCGGCGACCAGCACGGTCGACCCCAACCACGCCAGCCGGTGGATCATCCTGGCCATCGTCGGCGTCGCGCAGCTGATGGTGGTGCTCGACGGCACCATCGTGAACATCGCGCTCCCGTCTGCGCAGGCCGACCTGCACTTCGATGACGGCAGCCGGCAGTGGGTCGTGACGGCGTACGCGCTCGCCTTCGGCTCCCTGCTGCTCCTCGGCGGGCGGCTCGGCGACCTGTTCGGGCGCAAGCAGATGTTCGTCGTGGGGCTCTTCGGGTTCGCCGTCGCCTCCGCCCTCGGCGGGGCCGCCTCGACCTTCGAGCTGCTCGTCGTGGCCCGAGCCGGGCAGGGGCTCTTCGGCGCCCTGCTGGCGCCGGCCGCCCTGGCGATCCTCTCGGTCACGTTCAGCGACCCGGCCGAGCGGGGCAAGGCGTTCGGGATCTTCGGCGCCCTCGCCGGTGTCGGTGCCGGCATCGGCCTGCTGCTCGGCGGCGTGCTCACCGAGTGGCTCTCCTGGCGCTGGTGCCTCTACGTCAACCTCGCGTTCGCCGTCCCGGCCGCGCTCGTGGCGATCCGGGTGATCCGCACGCACGACCGGCAGCACGAGGCTGCGGCGCAGGCGCACGGCCGCAGCATCGACTGGCCCGGCGTGGCCACCGCCACCCTCGGCCTGTTCGCGCTGGTCTTCGGCTTCTCCTCCGCCGAGGCGCGCGGCTGGGGCTCCCCCGTCACCCTCGTGTCGCTGGTGGCGGCGCCGCTGCTGCTGCTCGCCTTCGTCCTGGTCGAGCGCCGCGTCCGCCAGCCGCTGCTGCCCCTGCACGTGGTCTGGAACGCGACCCGGGGCGGGTCGTACTTCGCGATCGCGGTCCTGGGCATCGCGATGTTCGGCGTCTTCCTGTTCGTGACCTACTTCTTCCAGCAGAACCTCGGCTACTCGCCGATCCGGGCGGGCTTCGCCTTCATGCCCCTCAACGTGACGATCATGATCGTCTCCGGGGTGAGCTCCGGGATGCTGCTGCCGAGGCTCGGCCCCCGCACCCTGATCGTCTCCGGGCTCGCGCTGGCGGCCCTGGGCATGGTGGTGCTGGCCCAGATCGACACCGGCTCGGGGTACGTCGCCGTGCTGCCGTCACTCGTCCTGGTCGGCATCGGCGCCGGCTTCCTGTTCACGACCACCTTCGCGACCGCCACCCTCGGCGTGGACTGGCAGGACATGGGCGTCGCCTCGGCCATGCTGAACACCGCCCAGCAGGTCGGCGGCTCGGTCGGGACCGCGCTGCTCTCCACGTTCTTCGCCAACGCGGTCACCGACTACGCCACCGAGAACCCGGGCCCCCGGGTGCTGGTGGAGGCCACCATCCACGGCTACACCACGGTGTTCTGGTGGGCCGCTGCGATCACCGCCGTCGGGGCCGTCGTCGCCTTCGTGCTGATGCGGTCGAGCAGCGCCCAGCTCGCCGAGGCCGAGCAGTCGGCGGGGCCGGGGCTGCCCGCGCACTGA
- a CDS encoding NtaA/DmoA family FMN-dependent monooxygenase (This protein belongs to a clade of FMN-dependent monooxygenases, within a broader family of flavin-dependent oxidoreductases, the luciferase-like monooxygenase (LMM) family, some of whose members use coenzyme F420 rather than FMN.) yields the protein MTRRTMILGMHLGTGYGSQALAWRAPGVDPGNYTSFDAQVRYAQAAERGKFAFLFLPDSLAMTRDLDRQVPQATLDPMLTLAAIARSTERIGLVATGSTTFNEPYNTARQFKTLDVMSHGRAGWNAVTTSDPAAAANFGQEIADRPARYGRAHETIQVVQALWGSWQEDAWVKDAATGAFVDSSKVQPVNLQGRYVASRGPLPIPPSEQGQPVIFSAGGGEYGLTIAGRYASGVIGAAFTIDDARAQREAARGAARQAGRDPDEVKYFAGVMPALGRTVPDALARRAALNRDLFPSRVPYLGTMLGLSLDASQLDAPLTPAQLTAARASPVDPRSAKALEIAREGWTLAEILAHGIIDYHPTPVGPATVVADHLQEWFEAEAVDGFWVSPDVNETDVDTFVDEVVPILQDRGLYPHDYAGTTLRDHLGVPRQYGLDPRTTRAS from the coding sequence ATGACCCGTCGCACGATGATCCTCGGCATGCACCTGGGAACCGGCTACGGCTCCCAGGCCCTGGCCTGGCGGGCGCCCGGCGTCGACCCGGGCAACTACACGAGCTTCGACGCCCAGGTGCGGTACGCCCAGGCAGCCGAGCGCGGGAAGTTCGCCTTCCTGTTCCTTCCCGACTCGCTGGCGATGACCCGGGACCTGGACCGCCAGGTGCCCCAGGCCACCCTCGACCCGATGCTCACGCTCGCCGCCATCGCCCGCTCCACGGAACGCATCGGGCTCGTCGCCACCGGCTCGACGACGTTCAACGAGCCGTACAACACCGCTCGGCAGTTCAAGACCCTCGACGTGATGAGCCATGGCCGCGCCGGGTGGAACGCCGTCACGACCAGCGACCCGGCGGCCGCCGCCAACTTCGGCCAGGAGATCGCCGACCGACCAGCACGCTACGGACGCGCCCACGAGACCATCCAGGTCGTCCAGGCCCTGTGGGGCAGCTGGCAGGAGGATGCCTGGGTGAAGGACGCCGCGACGGGCGCCTTCGTCGACAGCTCGAAGGTCCAGCCCGTCAACCTGCAGGGCAGGTACGTCGCCTCCCGCGGCCCGCTGCCGATCCCGCCGTCCGAGCAAGGGCAGCCGGTCATCTTCTCCGCCGGCGGAGGCGAGTACGGACTGACCATCGCGGGACGCTACGCCAGCGGGGTCATCGGCGCCGCCTTCACCATCGACGACGCCCGCGCCCAACGTGAGGCCGCCCGAGGAGCGGCACGTCAGGCGGGCCGCGACCCCGACGAGGTCAAGTACTTCGCAGGCGTCATGCCGGCCCTGGGCCGCACCGTCCCGGACGCGCTGGCCCGTCGTGCCGCCCTGAACCGGGACCTCTTCCCGAGCCGCGTCCCCTACCTGGGAACCATGCTCGGGCTGTCGCTCGATGCCAGCCAGCTGGACGCGCCGCTCACCCCGGCCCAGCTGACCGCGGCGCGCGCCAGCCCCGTCGACCCGAGATCGGCGAAGGCCCTCGAGATCGCACGCGAGGGCTGGACCCTCGCTGAGATCCTGGCCCACGGCATCATCGACTACCACCCCACACCCGTCGGGCCGGCCACGGTCGTGGCGGACCACCTGCAGGAGTGGTTCGAGGCCGAGGCCGTCGACGGCTTCTGGGTGTCGCCCGACGTCAACGAGACCGACGTCGACACCTTCGTCGACGAGGTCGTCCCGATCCTCCAGGACCGCGGGCTGTACCCCCACGACTACGCCGGCACCACCCTGCGCGACCATCTCGGCGTCCCACGCCAGTACGGCCTCGACCCGCGCACCACGAGGGCGAGCTAG
- a CDS encoding NADPH-dependent F420 reductase, which produces MTKLGIIGSGAIGAAIARLAVAAGHEVLLANSRGPESLAELVGELGAGARAGEAAEAATFGELVVVAVPLTAYEALPVEALAGRTVLSTGNYYPSRDGRIEVLDSGAMTTAEYEESLLPGAVLVKAFNNIVAHHIPALARPAGAPDRSGLAVAGDDVDAKRAVCALIDTLGFDPVDAGSLAESWRFEPESGAYTTIYVADPELFARDWLADPGAPLPAQRLRELLAASHRPDVAGRAF; this is translated from the coding sequence ATGACGAAGCTCGGCATCATCGGGAGCGGCGCGATCGGCGCTGCGATCGCGCGCCTCGCGGTGGCCGCGGGGCACGAGGTCCTGCTGGCGAACTCCCGCGGTCCCGAGTCGCTGGCCGAGCTCGTCGGCGAGCTCGGTGCCGGCGCGCGCGCCGGCGAGGCCGCCGAGGCGGCCACGTTCGGCGAGCTGGTCGTCGTCGCGGTGCCGCTGACGGCGTACGAGGCTCTCCCGGTCGAGGCGCTCGCCGGGCGGACGGTCCTCTCGACGGGCAACTACTACCCCTCGCGCGACGGCCGGATCGAGGTCCTCGACTCCGGCGCCATGACCACGGCCGAGTACGAGGAGTCGCTCCTGCCCGGAGCCGTGCTCGTCAAGGCGTTCAACAACATCGTCGCCCATCACATCCCCGCGCTCGCGCGGCCGGCGGGGGCTCCCGACCGCTCGGGTCTCGCCGTCGCCGGTGACGACGTCGACGCGAAGCGTGCGGTGTGCGCCCTCATCGACACCCTCGGCTTCGACCCCGTCGACGCCGGCAGCCTGGCCGAGTCGTGGCGGTTCGAGCCCGAGTCGGGCGCGTACACGACGATCTACGTCGCCGATCCCGAGCTCTTCGCTCGGGACTGGCTCGCCGACCCGGGCGCCCCGCTCCCCGCTCAGCGCCTGCGCGAGCTGCTGGCCGCGTCGCATCGCCCGGACGTGGCCGGACGCGCGTTCTGA
- a CDS encoding MerR family transcriptional regulator codes for MRIGELAQRTGVPARMLRYYEEQGLISPRRLDNGYREYDEYLVDRVMKVRGLLDSGIPTRIIGDMLPCLGESTEIVVVDPDPELRELLVRERDRMTERVAFLEHNRDALDRYLEAMDRNTERERSSTP; via the coding sequence GTGCGGATCGGCGAGCTGGCACAGCGCACCGGCGTCCCCGCGCGGATGCTTCGCTACTACGAGGAACAAGGCCTGATCTCACCTCGACGCCTCGACAACGGCTACCGCGAGTACGACGAGTACCTGGTCGACCGCGTCATGAAGGTGCGCGGCCTGCTCGACTCCGGGATCCCGACCCGGATCATCGGCGACATGCTTCCCTGCCTCGGCGAGTCGACAGAGATCGTCGTCGTGGATCCGGACCCCGAGCTGCGCGAGCTCCTCGTGCGTGAGCGCGACCGCATGACCGAGCGCGTCGCGTTCCTCGAGCACAATCGCGACGCGCTCGACCGCTACCTCGAAGCGATGGACCGCAACACCGAGCGGGAGCGCTCGTCCACCCCCTAG
- a CDS encoding sigma-70 family RNA polymerase sigma factor, producing the protein MGQTEDFEAERPRLVAIAGRVLGDRAEAEDVVQQAWLRLHGTDAEIESLPAWLTTVTTRLCLDRLRSRTPVPVEEVEELGPGDTVPDPADDVALADTVGLALHVVLDRLSPRERVAFVLHDSFGFEFPTIAAVLDTTPAAARKLASRARAKVAQPVPEDRLADWEVVDAFMAAARNGDFDRLLRLLAPDAVVSADDAAIAAGTPRQIEGRDEVATFFNGSAQAALPVFVGDRPATAWFHLGEARVVFDFSVGDGLVRAITFRAAPDVLAQVVRRDGGRPRG; encoded by the coding sequence GTGGGACAGACGGAGGACTTCGAGGCCGAGCGGCCACGCCTGGTGGCGATCGCCGGCCGGGTGCTCGGTGACCGGGCGGAGGCGGAGGACGTCGTGCAGCAGGCGTGGCTGCGCCTGCACGGCACGGACGCCGAGATCGAGAGCCTCCCGGCTTGGCTCACCACGGTGACCACCCGGCTGTGCCTGGACCGGCTGCGGTCCCGTACGCCGGTGCCCGTCGAGGAGGTCGAGGAGCTCGGGCCGGGGGACACGGTCCCGGACCCGGCCGACGACGTCGCGCTCGCCGACACCGTCGGTCTCGCGCTGCACGTGGTGCTCGACCGGCTCTCCCCGCGGGAGCGGGTGGCCTTCGTGCTCCACGACAGCTTCGGCTTCGAGTTCCCCACCATCGCGGCCGTCCTCGACACCACCCCGGCCGCGGCCCGCAAGCTCGCCTCGCGGGCCCGGGCGAAGGTCGCCCAGCCCGTGCCGGAGGACCGGCTGGCGGACTGGGAGGTGGTCGACGCCTTCATGGCGGCAGCCAGGAACGGCGACTTCGACCGGCTGCTGCGCCTGCTGGCGCCGGACGCCGTGGTGTCCGCGGACGACGCCGCGATCGCCGCCGGCACCCCTCGGCAGATCGAGGGCCGCGACGAGGTGGCGACGTTCTTCAACGGCAGCGCCCAGGCGGCGCTCCCGGTCTTCGTCGGCGACCGGCCGGCCACCGCCTGGTTCCACCTCGGCGAGGCGCGGGTCGTCTTCGACTTCAGCGTCGGCGACGGGCTGGTTCGCGCGATCACGTTCCGCGCCGCGCCCGACGTCCTCGCGCAGGTGGTACGCCGGGACGGCGGCCGGCCGCGCGGCTGA